One Rosa chinensis cultivar Old Blush chromosome 3, RchiOBHm-V2, whole genome shotgun sequence DNA window includes the following coding sequences:
- the LOC112192599 gene encoding serine/threonine-protein kinase PCRK1, whose translation MCCTLLGAMKCFSFYLGDKKDEPKSPNITFTDGEMKRSGSELDSQNISDASSESLRRNQYPSFSQRPSNLRIFTVSELKAATKNFGRSGMVGEGGFGCVYKGQIKSLEDPSQKLEVAVKQLSKRGLQGHKEWVTEVNVLGVVEHPNLVKLVGYCAEDDERGIQRLLIYEYMPNGSVENHLSNRSDTPLSWAMRLKIAQDAARGLAYLHEEMDFQIIFRDFKSSNILLDEEWNAKLSDFGMARLGPAEGLSHVSTAVVGTMGYAAPEYIQTGRLTSKNDVWSYGVFLYELITGRRPLDRNRPKSEQKLLEWVKPYLSDLKKFRLIIDPRLEGKYPLKSVQKLAIVANRCLVRLPKNRPKMTEVLEMVNQIIEAPSGQKKTKEAPSGQIKFKEAPSGENKIMEAPTGTASLPLPPVNLAPIETSRDHETVSKKRNVEMRRGETGWLSRMWTPKLLRTC comes from the exons ATGTGTTGTACACTGTTGGGAGCTATGAAGTGCTTCTCCTTCTATCTTGGAGACAAAAAGGATGAACCAAAAAGCCCAAATATAACATTTACCGATGGTGAAATGAAGAGATCTGGATCTGAGTTGGATTCCCAGAATATCTCTGACGCCAGTTCAGAGTCCTTGAGGAGGAACCAATATCCTAGTTTCTCTCAGAGGCCCAGCAACCTCAGAATATTCACAGTTTCTGAGCTGAAGGCAGCCACTAAGAATTTCGGCCGATCTGGCATGGTTGGAGAGGGTGGGTTTGGGTGTGTCTATAAAGGGCAGATTAAGAGTTTAGAAGATCCATCCCAAAAACTTGAAGTTGCCGTGAAACAGCTCAGTAAAAGAGGGTTGCag GGGCACAAGGAATGGGTGACAGAAGTTAATGTTCTCGGCGTGGTTGAGCATCCAAACCTTGTCAAACTAGTGGGCTACTGTGCTGAGGATGATGAAAGAGGAATCCAGCGACTtcttatttatgaatatatgccTAATGGAAGTGTAGAGAACCATTTATCAAATCGTTCAGATACACCTCTTTCATGGGCTATGCGATTGAAAATAGCACAAGATGCTGCTCGTGGCTTAGCATACCTACATGAAGAAATGGATTTTCAG ATCATTTTCAGGGATTTCAAATCTTCAAATATCCTGTTGGATGAGGAGTGGAACGCAAAGCTATCAGATTTTGGAATGGCTAGGTTGGGTCCAGCAGAAGGATTAAGCCACGTCTCAACAGCG GTTGTTGGAACCATGGGTTATGCAGCACCTGAGTATATCCAGACTGGACGTCTAACATCTAAAAATGATGTGTGGAGCTATGGGGTCTTTCTCTATGAGCTCATTACAGGTAGGCGTCCTCTGGATCGAAACCGGCCCAAGAGTGAGCAGAAACTCTTAGAATGGGTAAAGCCATACCTGTCAGACTTGAAGAAGTTCAGGTTAATAATAGACCCTAGGCTTGAAGGTAAGTACCCCCTCAAGTCAGTTCAAAAGCTTGCAATTGTAGCCAACAGATGTTTGGTCAGACTCCCCAAGAACCGTCCAAAGATGACTGAGGTGTTGGAAATGGTAAATCAGATTATAGAGGCACCATCAGGCCAGAAAAAAACCAAGGAGGCACCATCGGGCCAAATCAAATTCAAGGAGGCACCATCTGGCGAAAATAAGATCATGGAGGCACCAACAGGAACAGCAAGTCTGCCACTACCACCGGTCAATTTGGCACCAATAGAAACTTCCAGGGACCATGAAACAGTGAGCAAGAAAAGAAATGTGGAAATGAGGAGGGGAGAAACTGGTTGGTTATCTCGTATGTGGACACCGAAGCTTTTAAGGACATGCTGA